From Arthrobacter sp. FW306-2-2C-D06B, a single genomic window includes:
- a CDS encoding 6-phospho-beta-glucosidase codes for MILTILGGGGFRVPLVYSALLSDHGPGRVTELRLFDADPARLGVVARVLADMAEGVPGAPSVGMFTELSEALPGTDFIFSAIRVGGLDGRAADERIALEHGVIGQETVGAGGISYALRTIPVVLDIAEAVKKHAPHAWFINFTNPAGVITEVMTRVLGNKVVGICDSPVGLARRCLLAAGIHRGAAAFRDGTVQIDYIGLNHLGWLRGLVVDGEDVLPRLLADDGAIESFEEGRLFGASWIKALAAVPNEYLHYYYFRREALDADRRAETTRGAYLARQQSSFYSGLAEANDGGAWPAQGVPSSKSALRLWEKTKLDREETYMQSNRDAAGTFERQAEDLVSGGYEAVALAIMRAISQGETAGLILNLPNNGTLAELDADAVIEAPCLVDAGGARLLPAKALPDYARGLVVNAKAVERATIDAALTGSRRSAYKAMAMNPLVDSVRVAEALLDDYIGHFKELQYLR; via the coding sequence ATGATCCTCACCATCCTGGGCGGCGGGGGATTCCGGGTACCCCTGGTCTATTCAGCACTGCTGTCTGACCACGGGCCCGGCCGGGTCACCGAACTCAGGCTGTTCGACGCCGACCCCGCGCGCCTGGGCGTGGTGGCGAGGGTCCTCGCCGACATGGCCGAAGGGGTGCCCGGCGCACCCTCAGTGGGGATGTTCACGGAGCTCTCCGAGGCCTTGCCCGGCACCGACTTCATCTTCTCTGCGATCAGGGTGGGCGGACTCGACGGGCGCGCCGCCGATGAACGCATTGCCCTGGAGCATGGGGTTATCGGGCAGGAGACCGTTGGCGCCGGCGGGATTTCCTATGCCCTGCGGACCATTCCCGTGGTCCTAGACATCGCCGAAGCCGTGAAGAAACATGCTCCGCACGCCTGGTTCATCAACTTCACCAACCCGGCCGGGGTCATCACCGAGGTCATGACGCGGGTCCTCGGCAACAAGGTGGTGGGGATCTGCGATTCGCCGGTGGGACTGGCCAGGAGATGCCTGCTCGCAGCCGGAATCCACCGCGGAGCGGCAGCCTTTCGGGACGGTACCGTGCAGATCGACTACATCGGCCTGAACCACCTGGGCTGGCTACGCGGGCTGGTCGTCGACGGTGAAGACGTCCTGCCGCGGCTCCTCGCCGACGACGGCGCCATCGAATCGTTTGAAGAGGGCCGGCTGTTCGGCGCTTCGTGGATCAAAGCCCTCGCCGCGGTTCCCAACGAGTATCTGCATTACTACTACTTCAGGCGGGAAGCGCTCGACGCCGACCGGCGCGCCGAAACCACCCGCGGCGCCTATTTGGCGAGGCAGCAGTCGTCCTTCTACAGCGGGCTGGCGGAAGCGAACGACGGCGGTGCGTGGCCCGCCCAGGGTGTCCCGTCGTCGAAATCGGCCCTCAGGCTCTGGGAAAAGACCAAGCTCGATCGCGAAGAGACGTACATGCAAAGCAACAGGGACGCAGCCGGTACGTTCGAACGCCAAGCCGAGGATCTGGTATCCGGCGGCTACGAGGCCGTAGCCTTGGCGATCATGCGTGCCATCAGCCAGGGCGAAACGGCCGGACTCATCCTGAACCTCCCCAATAACGGCACCCTGGCAGAACTCGACGCCGACGCCGTCATCGAGGCGCCCTGCCTCGTGGACGCAGGCGGAGCCCGCTTGCTCCCGGCCAAGGCCCTTCCGGACTACGCGCGCGGGCTCGTCGTCAACGCCAAAGCGGTGGAACGCGCCACGATTGACGCTGCGCTCACGGGTTCCCGGCGCTCTGCCTACAAGGCGATGGCCATGAACCCGCTCGTGGACTCGGTCAGGGTGGCAGAAGCGCTCCTGGATGACTACATCGGCCATTTCAAGGAGCTCCAGTACCTGCGCTAG
- a CDS encoding class II fructose-bisphosphate aldolase — protein sequence MTLVSTRELMDTAAANGIGQGAFNVIHLETAEGLVAGAETAGVPLILQISENCVRFHGGLVPIARGAMSIARDSSVPVALHLDHAESEELALQAVDLGFGSVMYDGAHLPYDSNVEVTRRVATYAQDHGVYVEAELGKVGGKDGAHAPGVRTDPAEARAFVEATGVDALAVAVGSSHAMTERSAALDLALITRLKEAVQLPLVLHGSSGVADERLVAAIRAGMTKINVSTHLNGFFTRAVREYLDANPSVVDSRKYIKAGRDALVLETARLLTLFAKVN from the coding sequence GTGACGCTCGTCAGTACACGGGAACTCATGGATACCGCCGCCGCCAACGGAATCGGACAGGGTGCCTTCAACGTCATCCACCTCGAAACCGCGGAAGGCCTTGTGGCCGGGGCGGAGACAGCGGGTGTCCCGTTGATTTTGCAAATCTCGGAGAACTGCGTCCGGTTCCACGGCGGACTCGTCCCGATTGCCCGGGGTGCCATGTCCATCGCCCGGGACTCTTCGGTGCCTGTGGCCCTGCACCTGGACCACGCCGAATCCGAAGAGCTGGCCTTGCAGGCCGTCGACCTCGGGTTCGGGTCTGTCATGTACGACGGCGCACACTTGCCCTATGACTCGAACGTTGAAGTCACGCGTCGGGTTGCCACATACGCCCAGGACCACGGCGTCTACGTCGAAGCCGAACTCGGGAAAGTGGGAGGCAAGGACGGTGCCCATGCCCCGGGAGTCCGGACGGATCCGGCCGAAGCCCGAGCCTTCGTGGAAGCCACCGGCGTCGACGCCCTCGCCGTCGCCGTCGGTTCCTCGCACGCGATGACCGAACGCAGCGCAGCCTTGGACCTGGCCCTCATCACCCGGCTCAAAGAGGCCGTCCAGCTGCCGCTTGTCCTTCACGGGTCCTCCGGCGTGGCGGACGAAAGGCTGGTGGCGGCAATCCGGGCCGGTATGACTAAGATCAACGTATCCACACACTTGAACGGGTTTTTCACCCGCGCCGTCCGTGAGTACCTGGATGCCAACCCTTCCGTGGTGGACTCCCGCAAGTACATCAAGGCCGGACGGGACGCCTTGGTGTTGGAAACCGCACGTCTGCTGACGCTGTTCGCGAAAGTGAACTAG
- a CDS encoding DeoR/GlpR family DNA-binding transcription regulator produces the protein MTRNDRLTAILDLLAESGHVEVEDIVSRLAVSPATARRDLDSLAKQRLLSRTRGGATTGSVAYELPGRYNRDDHAEAKQQIALAASELIMPGAVIGLSGGTTNTALAQVLSTREDLNAPSNRPMLTVVTNAINIAAQLAVRPNIKIMVTGGILNPRSYELVGPYTDVIMQKVALDIAFIGVNGVDPKIGPTITDEGEAMVNTVMARRATDSYVLADSTKIGKRAFAAMAGYDFRRLITDSGITAEDKAAFEAGGTEVIVAKDA, from the coding sequence ATGACCCGCAACGATCGACTGACAGCCATCCTTGATCTCCTCGCCGAGTCAGGGCATGTTGAGGTCGAGGATATCGTGTCCCGGCTGGCCGTCTCGCCGGCTACTGCGCGCCGTGACCTGGACAGCCTCGCCAAGCAGCGGCTCCTGAGCCGTACCCGCGGCGGTGCAACCACGGGATCAGTGGCCTACGAACTTCCGGGGCGCTACAACAGGGATGATCACGCCGAGGCCAAGCAGCAGATAGCCTTGGCAGCGTCGGAGCTCATCATGCCCGGGGCCGTGATAGGACTCAGCGGCGGCACCACCAACACGGCCCTGGCCCAGGTGCTGTCCACCCGCGAAGACCTCAACGCGCCCTCCAACCGGCCCATGCTGACCGTGGTCACCAACGCCATCAACATCGCCGCCCAGCTTGCCGTGCGCCCCAACATCAAGATCATGGTCACCGGCGGCATCCTGAACCCGCGTTCCTACGAACTTGTCGGGCCCTACACCGATGTCATCATGCAGAAGGTTGCCTTGGACATCGCCTTCATCGGCGTCAACGGAGTGGATCCGAAGATCGGCCCCACCATCACCGACGAGGGAGAAGCCATGGTGAATACCGTCATGGCCCGGCGCGCCACCGATTCCTATGTCCTCGCCGACTCCACGAAGATCGGCAAGCGTGCCTTCGCGGCGATGGCCGGGTACGATTTCCGCCGGCTCATCACGGATTCGGGCATCACGGCAGAGGACAAGGCTGCATTTGAAGCCGGCGGCACCGAAGTAATCGTGGCCAAGGACGCCTAG
- a CDS encoding SIS domain-containing protein: protein MSNNTLGAFMEEELVSQPEVWKRAIGQCELEQAKEWHLLPADGERIAVVGCGTSWFMAQSYAAAREAAGKGVTDAFAASEAFLNHNSAGRDYDAVIAITRSGTTTEVLELLEALRGKVRTIAVIGDVNSPITTLADAVIGLPYADEKSVVQTRFATTALVYLLTSLGIELGSAIEDARTAVTEAVSQELLDAEQFTFLGTGWTVGLAHEAGLKMREAVQGWTESYPAMEYRHGPISIAAPGRVTWIFGPQPEGLDADMGRTGALYVNTGKHPLAELARVHKVTLERARVRGLNPDLPRNLTRSVVLNATA from the coding sequence ATGAGTAACAACACCCTCGGGGCCTTCATGGAAGAAGAGCTTGTTTCGCAGCCCGAGGTCTGGAAGCGGGCCATCGGGCAATGCGAACTTGAGCAAGCCAAGGAATGGCACCTGCTTCCCGCCGACGGTGAGCGGATCGCCGTCGTCGGCTGCGGTACCTCGTGGTTCATGGCGCAGAGCTATGCAGCTGCCCGCGAAGCCGCGGGCAAGGGCGTCACCGATGCATTCGCGGCGTCAGAAGCCTTCCTCAATCACAACAGCGCGGGCCGCGATTACGACGCCGTCATCGCCATCACCCGTTCCGGCACCACCACCGAGGTACTTGAGCTCCTCGAAGCGCTTCGTGGAAAAGTCCGCACTATCGCCGTGATCGGCGACGTGAATTCACCCATCACCACCCTGGCCGACGCCGTGATCGGCCTTCCCTACGCCGATGAGAAATCGGTGGTCCAGACCCGCTTCGCCACGACGGCCCTGGTGTACCTCCTGACGAGCCTCGGCATCGAACTCGGCTCGGCGATCGAGGATGCCCGTACGGCCGTGACCGAAGCTGTTTCCCAGGAGTTGCTCGACGCCGAACAGTTCACCTTCCTCGGTACCGGCTGGACCGTCGGCCTGGCCCACGAAGCCGGACTCAAGATGCGCGAAGCAGTGCAGGGCTGGACCGAATCCTATCCGGCGATGGAGTACCGGCACGGTCCCATTTCCATTGCCGCCCCGGGCCGGGTGACGTGGATCTTTGGCCCGCAGCCCGAAGGCCTCGACGCCGACATGGGCCGCACAGGCGCCCTCTACGTCAACACCGGCAAGCATCCGCTCGCCGAGCTGGCCCGGGTCCATAAGGTCACCCTGGAGCGGGCGCGCGTGCGCGGCCTCAACCCCGATCTGCCGCGCAATCTCACGCGCTCTGTTGTCCTGAACGCCACGGCCTAG
- a CDS encoding ROK family protein, producing the protein MVLGAAESAVLAFDVGGTDLKAGLVDTAGNVLGLRRTATPHDPLRPGEAILDAVEALAAEFAAEFPGHPAKAACIVVPGIVDSDSGVGIYSANLGWRNFPFGEKAARRLGLPVSFGHDVSTAAEAEFRFGAARDFRNVVVMVVGTGIAAAVISDGYPVRAGGFAGELGHALVPDPDGPGHTILEAVGSAGAIARRYSDKAGTPRAGAREVLERATAGDALAARIWADAVDALAFSLSQCVSIIGTEAVVVGGGLAEAGEGLLQPLRSRLDELLDFQRRPIIMRAQLGQDAGLLGAAMRARALLPAAKAASGTGAGR; encoded by the coding sequence ATGGTTCTCGGAGCCGCTGAATCCGCAGTCCTGGCCTTCGATGTCGGGGGGACGGATCTGAAGGCAGGCCTTGTCGACACGGCCGGGAATGTCCTGGGCCTGCGCCGCACGGCTACGCCGCATGATCCCTTGCGGCCGGGCGAGGCGATCCTTGACGCCGTTGAAGCGTTGGCCGCTGAGTTTGCCGCTGAATTCCCGGGCCACCCGGCGAAGGCCGCGTGCATTGTGGTTCCGGGAATCGTTGATTCCGACAGCGGAGTGGGGATCTATTCGGCGAACCTGGGCTGGCGGAACTTTCCCTTTGGGGAAAAGGCCGCGCGACGCCTCGGGCTGCCGGTCTCCTTCGGCCACGATGTCAGCACGGCCGCCGAAGCCGAATTCCGGTTCGGAGCGGCCCGCGATTTTCGCAACGTCGTGGTGATGGTGGTGGGCACCGGGATCGCCGCAGCCGTCATCTCCGACGGGTACCCGGTGCGCGCAGGCGGCTTCGCGGGAGAACTGGGCCACGCCCTCGTTCCGGACCCCGACGGTCCGGGCCACACGATCCTCGAGGCCGTCGGCTCCGCCGGAGCGATCGCCCGGCGTTACAGCGACAAGGCCGGAACACCGCGCGCCGGTGCCCGTGAAGTCCTCGAACGGGCCACAGCGGGCGATGCACTTGCGGCCAGGATCTGGGCCGACGCGGTGGACGCCCTCGCTTTCAGCCTCAGCCAATGCGTCAGCATCATCGGCACCGAAGCAGTGGTGGTGGGCGGCGGGCTTGCCGAAGCGGGTGAAGGACTCCTGCAGCCACTGCGTTCGCGCCTCGATGAGCTGCTCGATTTCCAGCGCCGGCCCATCATCATGCGCGCCCAGCTCGGCCAGGATGCAGGTTTGCTCGGCGCCGCCATGAGGGCACGGGCCCTGCTCCCGGCCGCGAAGGCCGCCTCCGGCACGGGGGCGGGGAGGTGA
- a CDS encoding histidine phosphatase family protein, whose amino-acid sequence MSAPARIFMIRHGQSAANADTSIYNRVPDYRIPLTELGIEQARAAGEALRRKLDGEPVCVYVSPYLRAYQTLEALNLGSLTERVIEEPRLREQDWANFQIAGDIGDQKELRNLYGHFFYRFREGESGSDVYDRISSFMETLYRHWEKPDYAPNTLLVTHGLTMRLFCMRWFHWSVEYFESLNNPGNAELRTLIRNDQDKYDLDTPFSQWVQRSTDETVLNAPPMVF is encoded by the coding sequence ATGAGCGCGCCAGCACGAATCTTCATGATCCGGCACGGCCAGTCCGCCGCCAACGCCGACACTTCCATCTACAACCGTGTGCCCGATTACCGTATCCCGTTGACGGAGCTCGGCATCGAGCAGGCACGGGCCGCGGGTGAGGCGCTGCGCAGGAAGCTCGACGGCGAACCTGTGTGCGTTTATGTCTCGCCTTACCTTCGGGCATACCAGACCCTCGAGGCACTGAATCTGGGCAGCCTCACGGAGAGGGTCATCGAGGAGCCCCGGCTGCGTGAACAGGACTGGGCCAACTTCCAGATTGCGGGAGACATCGGGGACCAAAAGGAGCTGCGCAACCTCTACGGGCATTTCTTCTACCGGTTCCGCGAGGGCGAATCAGGCTCTGATGTCTACGACCGGATTTCGTCCTTCATGGAAACCCTGTACCGGCATTGGGAGAAACCCGACTACGCGCCCAACACCTTGCTGGTAACGCATGGCCTCACCATGCGGCTCTTCTGCATGCGGTGGTTCCACTGGTCGGTGGAGTACTTCGAGTCCCTCAACAACCCGGGCAACGCGGAGCTGCGGACGCTTATCCGCAACGACCAGGACAAATACGATCTCGACACGCCGTTCAGCCAGTGGGTGCAGCGCAGCACGGACGAAACCGTGCTGAACGCTCCCCCGATGGTCTTCTGA
- a CDS encoding NAD(P)/FAD-dependent oxidoreductase — translation MAANYDVVIVGGGIAGLSLASALAGQCAVALVEAEQTLAYHTSSRSARQLIPSYGPAVVQELTVRTLELMAARDAALPVPVLEPRSFMLVGDEATVKAEASGHMHPITHAEALELCPALNPGSFTAAGLDTGSFACNAPVLLEDHRRRAEAGGVDIITGARVHSAQRLGSGWQLGAGLEGFQSAVVVNAAGAWADELAVLSGVEKLGLQPFRRTAAIVDVERPLAPGTPMVAAADDSFYFRREGEQVLISPSETVPSGPEDSQPRPGDVEELVARLNSITSLGIRSVAKAWTGLRTEAADGVPVVGFDAEAPGFFWLAGQGGYGFQTSSAIAELAAAEILGSGIAASAPGISPASRTPRELAAARWSIRR, via the coding sequence ATGGCTGCGAATTATGATGTGGTAATTGTCGGTGGAGGCATCGCCGGGTTGTCCCTGGCGTCAGCGCTGGCAGGCCAGTGTGCGGTAGCCCTTGTGGAAGCCGAACAGACACTCGCCTACCACACGTCCTCCCGCTCAGCCCGGCAGCTTATCCCAAGCTACGGACCCGCCGTCGTACAGGAACTCACCGTCCGCACGCTGGAGCTGATGGCAGCCCGCGATGCAGCGTTGCCGGTACCGGTGCTGGAACCGCGCTCGTTCATGTTGGTGGGCGACGAAGCCACGGTCAAAGCAGAAGCCAGCGGGCACATGCACCCCATCACGCACGCCGAAGCCCTTGAGCTGTGCCCGGCGCTGAATCCCGGATCCTTCACGGCCGCAGGCCTGGACACGGGCTCGTTCGCCTGTAATGCGCCCGTGCTGTTGGAAGACCACCGCCGACGCGCCGAGGCCGGGGGAGTGGATATCATCACCGGAGCCCGGGTCCATTCTGCCCAACGGCTCGGTTCCGGCTGGCAATTGGGCGCCGGGCTGGAAGGTTTCCAGTCCGCCGTCGTCGTCAACGCAGCAGGTGCCTGGGCGGACGAACTCGCGGTCCTCAGCGGCGTGGAAAAGCTGGGCTTGCAGCCGTTCCGGCGCACGGCGGCAATCGTCGACGTCGAACGCCCGCTTGCGCCAGGCACCCCGATGGTCGCGGCAGCGGATGATTCCTTCTACTTCAGGCGCGAGGGGGAGCAAGTGCTCATTTCGCCTTCGGAGACGGTGCCGAGCGGACCTGAAGACTCACAGCCGCGGCCCGGCGACGTGGAAGAGCTTGTGGCCCGGCTGAATTCAATAACGTCCCTGGGCATCCGTTCCGTGGCCAAAGCCTGGACCGGGCTGCGCACTGAAGCTGCCGACGGGGTTCCGGTGGTGGGTTTCGACGCCGAGGCTCCCGGCTTCTTCTGGCTTGCGGGCCAGGGCGGTTACGGTTTCCAGACCTCGTCCGCCATCGCCGAACTTGCGGCCGCGGAGATCCTGGGTTCGGGGATCGCAGCCTCCGCACCGGGCATCAGTCCGGCATCCCGGACACCGAGGGAGCTGGCAGCGGCCCGTTGGTCGATCCGCCGATGA
- the hutI gene encoding imidazolonepropionase — protein sequence MSGQTSTLISNIGELMTQDAEHRVLTDAAVVIEGERISWIGPASEAPAADEHVDAEGRAVLPGWVDSHSHLIFAGDRTAEFEARMAGQSYSAGGIAVTTGATRAASDEELTRLAAGRVAEAVSQGTTYLESKTGYGLDLENEARSARIAAATVDEVTYLGAHLVPAGADAEAYTDLVCGPMLDAVRPFVKWADVFCERGAFTEEQSRRVLTACRDAGLGLRVHGNQLGEGPGVRLAVEFGAASVDHVNYLSAADIEALAGTWSGWDASTGTGTRGTVATCLPACDLSTRQPLAPGRALIDAGVQVALAANCNPGTSYTSSIAFCVTTAVLQMRLSVHEAVRAATYGGALALGRESGDDVDGERAVGSIAVGHRADLHMLKAPSATHLAYRPGIPLTFAVWRAGVRAV from the coding sequence ATGAGCGGGCAGACGAGCACACTGATCAGCAACATCGGCGAACTGATGACCCAGGACGCGGAGCATCGCGTTCTCACGGACGCCGCCGTGGTGATCGAAGGTGAGCGGATTTCCTGGATCGGTCCGGCGTCGGAGGCTCCCGCGGCTGACGAGCACGTGGACGCGGAAGGCCGCGCGGTGCTCCCGGGATGGGTGGACTCGCACTCGCACCTGATTTTCGCCGGTGACCGCACCGCCGAATTCGAGGCCAGGATGGCCGGCCAGAGCTACAGCGCCGGCGGGATCGCTGTCACCACGGGCGCCACCCGGGCCGCGAGCGACGAGGAACTGACCCGGCTTGCTGCCGGGCGCGTGGCCGAAGCCGTCTCCCAGGGCACCACCTATCTCGAGAGCAAGACAGGCTACGGACTGGACCTCGAGAACGAAGCGCGCAGTGCACGCATCGCGGCAGCGACCGTGGATGAAGTCACATACCTCGGCGCGCACTTGGTTCCGGCCGGAGCAGACGCCGAGGCATACACGGACCTTGTCTGCGGTCCGATGCTCGACGCCGTCCGCCCGTTCGTCAAGTGGGCCGATGTTTTCTGCGAGCGCGGCGCTTTCACCGAAGAACAGTCGCGCCGCGTCCTGACCGCGTGCCGCGATGCGGGCCTGGGCCTGCGTGTCCACGGCAACCAATTGGGCGAGGGGCCTGGTGTGCGGCTGGCCGTGGAGTTCGGCGCGGCCAGCGTCGACCACGTCAACTACCTTTCAGCGGCTGACATCGAAGCGCTCGCCGGAACCTGGAGCGGTTGGGATGCCTCTACCGGAACGGGCACGCGCGGCACGGTTGCCACCTGCCTGCCCGCTTGCGATCTTTCCACCCGCCAGCCGCTCGCCCCGGGCCGTGCATTGATCGACGCCGGGGTGCAGGTCGCCTTGGCCGCGAACTGCAATCCCGGCACCTCCTACACGAGCTCCATCGCCTTCTGCGTCACCACGGCAGTGCTGCAGATGCGCCTGAGCGTCCACGAGGCCGTCCGGGCAGCCACGTATGGCGGTGCACTGGCGCTGGGCAGGGAGTCAGGCGACGACGTCGACGGCGAGCGGGCGGTGGGTTCGATCGCCGTCGGGCACCGCGCCGACCTGCACATGCTCAAGGCGCCGTCGGCGACGCACCTCGCGTACCGGCCGGGTATCCCGCTGACTTTCGCGGTGTGGCGGGCGGGCGTCCGCGCGGTCTAG
- a CDS encoding 1-phosphofructokinase family hexose kinase has translation MKQVITVTPNPAIDLSYHVAGITPGASHRVTAPLSRAGGKGLNVARVAHQLGHPVLALAPSGGTSGAEFAAELLSSGVPHRLIPVAAETRRSIALVDTVGGETSIFNEEGSALQPREWQALAAAVVDALHIDNPDGQSAGVLVGSGSLPPGAPADFYPALVRLAHDAGIPAVVDTSGPGIIAAARAGADLLKPNNHELLEATGESSLDVAAERLIALGAKTVLVSAGAEGMLAFHHASPGGYWSARLPEPLSGNPTGAGDAGVAAAAVALADGITDIPTILRRATAWSAAAVLMPAAGEISPLYADLEDQLILSWKETL, from the coding sequence ATGAAACAGGTCATCACCGTCACGCCTAATCCGGCCATCGACCTCAGTTACCACGTCGCAGGGATCACCCCCGGAGCAAGCCATCGCGTTACCGCACCCCTCAGCCGGGCAGGCGGAAAGGGCCTCAACGTGGCTCGCGTGGCCCACCAGCTGGGCCATCCCGTGCTGGCGCTCGCGCCCTCGGGCGGCACGTCCGGTGCCGAATTCGCGGCCGAACTGCTCAGCAGCGGCGTACCGCATCGCTTGATTCCTGTCGCCGCGGAAACCCGGCGCAGCATTGCGCTCGTGGATACGGTGGGCGGCGAAACGTCCATCTTCAATGAGGAGGGGAGCGCCCTCCAACCGCGCGAATGGCAGGCGCTGGCCGCCGCCGTCGTCGACGCCCTGCACATCGACAACCCGGACGGGCAAAGCGCGGGAGTGCTTGTCGGTTCCGGCAGCCTGCCACCCGGGGCGCCGGCCGACTTCTACCCGGCGCTGGTGCGCCTGGCGCACGACGCCGGGATTCCCGCCGTCGTCGATACTTCCGGTCCCGGGATCATCGCCGCCGCGCGGGCCGGGGCGGACCTCCTCAAGCCCAACAACCACGAACTCCTTGAAGCAACAGGGGAAAGCAGCCTTGACGTGGCCGCAGAGCGATTGATCGCCCTCGGGGCCAAGACGGTCCTGGTCAGTGCCGGTGCTGAAGGCATGCTCGCGTTCCACCATGCGTCCCCCGGAGGCTACTGGAGCGCCCGGCTCCCGGAACCGCTCAGCGGCAACCCCACGGGAGCCGGCGACGCCGGAGTGGCGGCGGCCGCCGTCGCGCTCGCCGACGGGATCACCGACATCCCCACGATCCTCCGCCGGGCAACCGCCTGGTCCGCCGCCGCGGTGCTCATGCCAGCCGCCGGTGAGATCTCACCGCTCTACGCGGACCTCGAAGACCAACTCATTCTCAGCTGGAAGGAGACCCTGTGA
- a CDS encoding glycine C-acetyltransferase produces MYSSIKDQLQGELEEIRTAGLFKTERHIDSPQASHIAAGQLGQPANTVLNFCANNYLGLADHPDIIAAAKSAMDERGFGMASVRFICGTQDLHLELEARVSQFLGTEDTILFSSCFDANGGVFESLFGAEDAIISDSLNHASIIDGIRLSKAKRFRYANQDMADLEAKLIEASTGEAPARRKIIVTDGVFSMDGYLAPLEAICDLAEKHDALVMVDDSHAVGFMGATGAGTPEHAGVSDRIDIYTGTFGKALGGASGGYVSGRSEIVAMLRQKARPYLFSNSLAPAIVAATIKAIELVQGSGELRSRLFENAALFRRRMSEEGFELLDGEHAIIPVMFGDAVAAAKVADEMLHHGVFVTAFSYPVVPKGAARIRVQLSAAHSSEDVEACVEAFVKSRAAAGL; encoded by the coding sequence ATGTACTCAAGCATCAAAGACCAGCTGCAGGGCGAACTTGAAGAGATCCGAACCGCGGGCCTCTTCAAAACCGAACGCCACATTGACTCGCCGCAGGCCAGCCACATCGCCGCGGGCCAGCTCGGCCAGCCGGCGAACACCGTCCTGAACTTCTGCGCCAACAACTACCTTGGCCTGGCAGACCACCCGGACATCATCGCCGCAGCCAAGTCCGCCATGGACGAGCGCGGCTTCGGCATGGCATCCGTCCGCTTCATCTGCGGCACCCAGGACCTGCACCTCGAACTCGAGGCGCGTGTCTCACAGTTCCTCGGAACCGAAGACACCATCCTCTTCTCCAGCTGCTTCGACGCCAACGGCGGTGTCTTCGAGTCCCTGTTCGGGGCCGAGGACGCCATCATCTCCGATTCCCTGAACCACGCCTCCATCATCGATGGCATCCGGCTCAGCAAGGCCAAGCGCTTCCGCTACGCCAACCAGGACATGGCTGACCTCGAAGCCAAGCTGATCGAGGCCTCGACCGGCGAGGCGCCGGCCCGGCGCAAGATCATCGTGACGGACGGCGTCTTCTCCATGGACGGCTACCTTGCTCCGCTCGAGGCGATCTGCGATCTCGCGGAAAAGCACGACGCGCTGGTCATGGTGGACGATTCCCACGCCGTCGGCTTCATGGGAGCCACCGGCGCCGGAACCCCGGAACACGCGGGTGTTTCCGACAGGATCGACATCTACACGGGTACGTTCGGCAAGGCCCTTGGAGGCGCCTCCGGCGGCTACGTCTCCGGCCGCAGCGAAATCGTCGCCATGCTGCGTCAGAAGGCGCGCCCGTACCTGTTCTCCAACTCCCTGGCTCCGGCAATAGTCGCAGCCACCATCAAGGCCATTGAGCTGGTCCAGGGTTCGGGCGAGCTCCGTTCCAGGCTCTTCGAGAACGCCGCCTTGTTCCGCCGCCGCATGAGTGAGGAAGGCTTCGAACTGCTCGACGGCGAGCACGCCATCATTCCAGTGATGTTCGGCGACGCCGTGGCGGCCGCGAAGGTCGCCGACGAAATGCTCCACCACGGAGTGTTCGTCACGGCATTCAGCTACCCCGTGGTGCCCAAGGGAGCTGCCCGGATCCGCGTGCAGCTCTCGGCCGCACACAGCTCCGAGGACGTCGAGGCGTGTGTCGAGGCCTTCGTGAAGAGCCGCGCCGCCGCGGGGCTCTGA
- a CDS encoding pyridoxamine 5'-phosphate oxidase family protein, which yields MDKDAAQRVTEVLDSQQCWNLLRGVSVGRLAVWLGDHPDIFPINYTVDQGTVVFRTGAGTKLAAALGEFPVAMEVDGVDPDTGVAWSVVLHGKAAPIKQLDDVITSFSLPLFPWESGKKDHFVRVPADSISGRRFTVTEPLTWWTPYSGIKPSASE from the coding sequence ATGGACAAAGATGCAGCACAACGTGTAACCGAGGTGTTGGATTCGCAGCAATGCTGGAATCTCCTGAGGGGCGTGTCCGTCGGAAGGCTGGCCGTGTGGCTTGGAGACCACCCTGACATTTTTCCGATCAACTACACCGTCGACCAGGGGACAGTTGTCTTCAGGACGGGAGCGGGCACAAAGCTCGCCGCGGCTCTGGGCGAGTTCCCGGTGGCCATGGAGGTGGACGGCGTCGACCCGGACACCGGCGTCGCATGGAGCGTCGTGCTCCATGGCAAAGCGGCGCCCATCAAACAGCTCGACGACGTCATCACCTCGTTCTCGCTGCCCCTGTTTCCTTGGGAATCCGGCAAGAAGGACCATTTCGTGCGGGTTCCCGCGGATTCGATCTCCGGGCGGCGCTTCACCGTCACGGAACCGCTCACATGGTGGACCCCCTACAGCGGCATCAAGCCGTCCGCGTCGGAATAG